The Desulfomicrobium orale DSM 12838 genome includes a window with the following:
- a CDS encoding glycosyltransferase, with protein sequence MDTPKVTVYIPSHNYGAFLQEAIESVLRQTYSSWELLIINDSSTDNTPEVMEYYKGDERIRLFHTSYGSLPKVCNLAIREARGEYIIRLDGDDVFGSNILLVLATHLDQNPDCALVFPDYYLVDETGGIVAHEWREKFFQSNHVFDNPPNGACCLIRRTVLEEVHCYREDLGAQDGYDLWNKLRKSHRVSNVNLPLFFYRRHDSSLTTDSRRILAARRHIKLDAVAETLNTYRPLVLCIPCRQNYDFVPNLWNRPLCGKTLLEREIEKALRSKLFDTIAVCCDNPGAREVMERYADPRLFFHARRREDTIRSASLALTLDSLFSRIDPDRRGTTVISYPQAPFVSLESLEEALTTLVINDADAALGMIEVDEPLFKRGAHGLVRINPFRGVRSDFDAIYQQVNTARALKNRNVDKGALDGPLVVHFPMQRDEFFFINSAQNLRVAEALLRDSPPAGKCS encoded by the coding sequence GTGGATACGCCAAAAGTCACGGTCTACATCCCCAGCCACAATTACGGGGCCTTTCTGCAGGAAGCCATCGAAAGCGTTCTGCGCCAGACCTATTCCTCCTGGGAGCTTCTGATCATCAACGACAGCTCCACCGACAACACCCCGGAAGTGATGGAGTACTACAAAGGCGACGAACGCATCCGGCTGTTCCACACCAGCTACGGCTCCCTGCCCAAGGTCTGCAATCTGGCCATCCGCGAAGCCAGGGGCGAGTACATCATCCGGCTGGACGGCGACGACGTGTTCGGCAGCAACATCCTGCTGGTGCTGGCCACCCATCTGGACCAGAACCCGGACTGCGCCCTGGTCTTCCCGGACTATTATCTGGTGGATGAGACCGGAGGGATCGTGGCCCACGAATGGCGGGAAAAATTCTTCCAGAGCAATCACGTCTTCGACAATCCGCCCAATGGCGCCTGCTGCCTGATCCGCAGAACCGTGCTGGAGGAAGTGCACTGCTACCGGGAAGATCTGGGCGCTCAGGACGGATACGACCTGTGGAACAAGCTGCGCAAGAGCCACCGCGTTTCCAACGTCAACCTGCCGCTTTTCTTCTACCGCCGTCACGACTCCAGTCTGACCACGGACAGCAGGCGCATTCTCGCGGCCAGACGCCACATCAAGCTGGACGCCGTGGCGGAAACCCTTAACACCTACCGCCCTCTGGTCCTGTGCATCCCCTGCCGCCAAAATTATGACTTCGTGCCCAACCTGTGGAACCGACCTCTCTGCGGCAAGACCCTGCTCGAGCGGGAAATCGAAAAGGCGTTGCGCTCAAAGCTTTTCGATACCATCGCCGTCTGCTGCGACAATCCAGGGGCCAGAGAAGTCATGGAGCGGTACGCAGACCCGAGGCTTTTCTTTCACGCCCGCCGCAGAGAGGACACCATCCGCTCGGCATCGCTGGCGCTGACCCTCGACTCCCTGTTCTCCCGGATCGACCCGGACCGGCGCGGCACCACCGTGATCAGCTATCCGCAGGCGCCCTTCGTCAGTCTCGAATCTCTGGAGGAGGCCCTGACCACGCTGGTCATCAACGACGCCGACGCCGCCCTGGGGATGATCGAAGTCGATGAGCCGCTGTTCAAGCGCGGAGCCCACGGCCTGGTGCGCATCAATCCTTTCCGGGGCGTGCGCAGCGATTTCGACGCCATTTACCAGCAGGTCAACACCGCCCGCGCCCTGAAAAACAGAAACGTGGACAAGGGCGCGCTGGACGGCCCGCTGGTGGTGCACTTTCCCATGCAGCGGGACGAGTTCTTTTTCATCAACTCCGCCCAGAACCTGCGCGTGGCCGAGGCCCTGCTGCGGGATTCTCCGCCGGCAGGGAAGTGTTCATGA
- a CDS encoding sulfotransferase, which translates to MTAACFADFSARVNLALVVDHSGRAGNAFFLSLFDQHPEVVSCPWMHYVYSYATHLFDGQDEIPAREALRVWPRQQYFALIYAEPNPQREALIRKMGSDPAARIDRHAVRRAFHGVLKEKRTITRRELILATYFAYLTGLGRDPARARYILLSDAISLRTESVFGGYSGKILDLAKADFPEAVFIHLVRDPRAGFASTNHQFINQLGNMYGVHWGNALSRLRRCLRLDFDWDSVFVFGFWLMYFRQTHAAITRKRAQYTRQFMMVKNEDLNLDFLRTMRQISTHLGIAWFDDWDAGQDFTPTMLGMPWLGTGAYNNAYSPQSRLENDSPDQARRSAGPNRHVTERWKSRLAPREILLIETFLWPEFGMYGYQTRHDARPGLWQWLGALLPPLRGELPAPRWVLAGWKQGFRVFLDRVFFSAVWPAYYLLARYAFLRVVFGTKVFGDDDGTREKNSAQ; encoded by the coding sequence ATGACAGCGGCCTGTTTCGCGGATTTCTCCGCCCGCGTGAATCTGGCTCTGGTCGTGGACCACTCCGGACGGGCCGGCAACGCCTTTTTTCTGTCGCTTTTCGACCAGCATCCGGAAGTCGTATCCTGTCCCTGGATGCATTACGTCTATTCCTACGCCACACATCTTTTTGACGGACAGGACGAGATTCCCGCGCGGGAGGCGCTGCGCGTATGGCCCCGGCAGCAGTATTTCGCCCTGATTTATGCCGAGCCGAACCCACAGCGGGAAGCCCTGATCCGCAAAATGGGCTCCGATCCGGCTGCCCGCATCGACAGACACGCCGTACGCCGCGCCTTTCACGGAGTGCTGAAAGAAAAGAGGACCATCACCCGGCGGGAACTGATCCTCGCCACCTATTTCGCCTACCTCACGGGTCTGGGTCGTGACCCGGCCAGGGCCCGCTATATTCTGCTGTCCGACGCCATATCGCTGCGCACCGAATCCGTGTTCGGGGGCTACAGCGGAAAAATTCTGGACCTGGCCAAGGCGGACTTTCCCGAGGCCGTATTCATCCATCTGGTGCGGGACCCGCGGGCCGGGTTCGCCTCCACCAACCACCAGTTCATCAACCAGCTCGGCAACATGTACGGCGTACACTGGGGTAACGCCCTTTCCCGTCTCCGCCGCTGCCTGCGTCTTGATTTCGACTGGGACTCCGTCTTCGTCTTCGGCTTCTGGCTCATGTATTTCCGCCAGACCCACGCCGCCATCACGCGCAAGCGGGCGCAATACACCCGGCAGTTCATGATGGTCAAAAACGAGGACCTCAATCTGGATTTCCTGCGCACCATGCGCCAGATCAGTACACATCTGGGCATCGCATGGTTCGATGACTGGGATGCGGGGCAGGACTTCACGCCGACCATGCTGGGAATGCCCTGGCTGGGCACAGGGGCCTACAACAACGCCTACAGTCCGCAGTCCCGCCTGGAAAACGACTCTCCGGACCAGGCACGACGCAGCGCCGGACCGAACCGGCATGTCACCGAACGGTGGAAATCGCGCCTTGCGCCCCGAGAGATTCTGCTCATCGAAACATTTCTGTGGCCCGAATTTGGCATGTACGGTTACCAGACCCGGCATGACGCAAGACCCGGCCTGTGGCAATGGCTTGGCGCGCTTCTGCCCCCCTTGCGGGGAGAGCTGCCCGCGCCACGCTGGGTGCTTGCGGGATGGAAACAAGGTTTCCGTGTATTTCTGGACCGTGTTTTCTTCAGCGCAGTCTGGCCGGCGTATTATCTGCTGGCCCGGTACGCTTTTTTACGGGTTGTGTTCGGCACCAAGGTATTTGGCGATGATGACGGCACGCGGGAAAAAAACAGCGCACAATAA
- a CDS encoding N-acetyl sugar amidotransferase — protein sequence MQYCTECLFPAVAATPLTFDQHGVCSGCRAGRHKRTIDWTKRRALFGELVEKYRNPDGYDCVLPVSGGKDSYFAAHVAREFGLKALMVTYHGNNYLPEGERNLMRMKDVFGFDHIIFRPSTDILRRLNRLGFTLTGDMNWHAHAGIFTYPMQMAVLHNIPLVFWGDHGFTEQGGMHSHDVFFEYTAEDRHKNALHGFDWFDFIEPVEGLTRKDLQFLIYPSEDRVRATGLRGIFLSNYFYYDGARHAEIARKHYQWEEAEQEFDRTFRRTSNLDDIHENGVHDYLKFIKLGYGRGTDHSNYEIREGRMTREKGMEMVRRYDHVKPRDLQRWLDYTGMTEEEFDRVADTFRDQRVWRIENNQWIKENVWGGESAYGEVKALPDWAR from the coding sequence ATGCAGTACTGCACCGAATGCCTGTTTCCGGCCGTCGCGGCCACCCCGCTCACCTTTGACCAGCACGGCGTGTGCAGCGGATGCCGGGCGGGCAGGCACAAGAGAACCATCGACTGGACAAAAAGGCGGGCCCTGTTCGGCGAGCTGGTGGAAAAATACCGCAATCCGGACGGATACGACTGCGTACTGCCCGTGAGCGGCGGCAAGGACAGCTATTTCGCCGCCCATGTGGCCAGGGAGTTCGGCCTCAAGGCGCTGATGGTCACCTATCACGGCAACAACTACCTGCCCGAGGGAGAGCGCAATCTCATGCGCATGAAGGATGTCTTCGGTTTCGACCACATCATCTTCCGTCCCTCCACAGACATCTTGCGGCGTCTCAACCGGCTGGGTTTCACTCTGACCGGCGACATGAACTGGCATGCCCACGCCGGAATTTTCACCTATCCCATGCAGATGGCCGTGCTGCACAATATCCCGCTGGTCTTCTGGGGAGACCACGGATTCACTGAACAGGGCGGTATGCATTCCCACGACGTATTTTTCGAATACACGGCCGAAGACCGCCACAAAAACGCCCTGCACGGCTTCGACTGGTTCGATTTCATCGAGCCCGTCGAAGGGCTGACCAGAAAGGATCTGCAATTCCTGATCTATCCGTCCGAGGACCGGGTACGCGCCACGGGCCTGCGCGGCATCTTTCTGAGCAACTATTTCTACTACGACGGCGCGCGGCACGCGGAAATCGCCCGCAAACACTACCAGTGGGAAGAGGCGGAGCAGGAATTCGACCGCACCTTCCGGCGCACCTCGAATCTGGACGACATCCACGAAAACGGCGTGCACGACTACCTGAAGTTCATCAAACTCGGGTACGGGCGCGGCACGGATCACTCCAATTACGAGATCCGCGAAGGGCGCATGACCCGCGAGAAGGGCATGGAAATGGTGCGCAGGTACGACCATGTGAAACCGAGAGATCTGCAACGCTGGCTGGATTACACGGGCATGACCGAGGAAGAGTTCGACCGCGTCGCCGATACCTTCCGCGACCAGCGGGTCTGGCGGATCGAAAACAACCAGTGGATCAAGGAAAATGTCTGGGGCGGGGAATCGGCCTACGGAGAAGTGAAGGCTCTGCCCGACTGGGCCAGATGA
- the asnB gene encoding asparagine synthase (glutamine-hydrolyzing) — protein MCGICGIKSGQADPDVLERMIRALHHRGPDSSGRYHGTGYMAGMRRLAVNDLYSGDQPLHNSRKNAVLFYNGEIYNSPKLRRDLEGRGFSFRTRSDGEAICHLFDLHGEELFSCLDGMFACALWVEDEKKLILARDPAGEKPLYYAHLPGGGLAFASEMKSLLKIPELPGGLDHQALWDFPTFLWIPEPSTAFAAIKSLPRGHILVADAAGVRIRPYACRVAPAPDAAKLGEAERIEAVRAAVTRAVHSRLLSDVPVGAFLSGGLDSSIVTTLAVERLTRLDTFTIAFDNIKDPYHGMADESEQALATARALGTRHHLLKATADMFRWLLPKFCDKADQPFAVSSGLGVLAISGLAREKGVKVLLTGDGADEAFGGYSWYPFLPHADRTFPAAVPDRPVSFQNTGLSVEERLGALAAMSGPERALAWHYYAAEEEKAALFAADPFRDARSSVRHFSAFRATAWDTPDYIRHDRKFYFPFEMLAKADRMTMANSVEGRVPFAAPEVQKLAARLPFSDMVRDGELKWILRRAFADKLPAGVADRKKHGFNVPVDHWLKNEWADLLDAAFSPSSSLSRHGFLAKGAGKTALRLRDDPERLNGHTLFAFIMLDLWLTRMQEWR, from the coding sequence ATGTGTGGAATTTGCGGAATAAAATCCGGACAGGCCGATCCGGACGTGCTCGAACGCATGATCCGGGCGCTGCACCACCGGGGACCGGACTCCAGCGGCCGCTATCACGGCACGGGATACATGGCCGGAATGCGCCGGCTGGCCGTCAACGATCTCTATTCGGGAGACCAGCCTCTGCATAACTCCCGCAAAAATGCCGTGCTCTTCTACAACGGCGAGATATACAACTCCCCGAAGCTCCGCCGGGACCTGGAAGGCCGGGGCTTTTCCTTCCGGACCCGCTCCGACGGCGAAGCCATCTGCCACCTCTTCGATCTGCACGGAGAAGAGCTGTTTTCCTGTCTGGACGGCATGTTCGCCTGCGCCCTGTGGGTGGAAGACGAAAAAAAACTCATCCTGGCCCGCGATCCGGCCGGGGAAAAGCCGCTTTACTATGCTCACCTGCCCGGCGGAGGGCTGGCTTTCGCCTCGGAGATGAAAAGCCTGCTGAAAATTCCGGAACTGCCCGGAGGGCTCGACCATCAGGCCCTGTGGGATTTCCCCACTTTCCTGTGGATTCCGGAACCGTCCACCGCCTTTGCAGCTATCAAGAGCCTGCCAAGAGGACACATCCTGGTCGCAGACGCCGCAGGCGTGCGCATCCGCCCCTATGCCTGCCGCGTCGCGCCGGCTCCGGACGCGGCAAAGCTCGGTGAAGCGGAACGGATCGAGGCCGTGCGGGCCGCCGTGACCCGGGCCGTGCACTCGCGCCTGCTCTCCGACGTGCCCGTGGGCGCGTTCCTTTCGGGAGGGCTCGACAGTTCCATCGTGACCACCCTGGCCGTGGAGCGCCTGACGCGTCTGGACACGTTCACCATCGCCTTCGACAACATAAAAGACCCCTACCACGGCATGGCCGACGAGTCGGAGCAGGCTCTGGCCACGGCCCGCGCGCTGGGCACCAGACACCACCTTCTCAAGGCCACGGCGGATATGTTCCGGTGGCTGCTGCCTAAGTTCTGCGACAAGGCGGACCAGCCCTTTGCCGTGTCCTCCGGCCTCGGCGTGCTGGCCATCTCCGGCCTGGCCCGCGAAAAAGGCGTCAAGGTGCTGCTGACCGGCGACGGCGCGGACGAGGCTTTCGGCGGCTACTCCTGGTATCCGTTTCTGCCCCATGCGGACCGCACCTTCCCCGCGGCCGTCCCGGACCGTCCGGTCTCCTTTCAGAACACGGGACTGAGCGTGGAGGAACGCCTCGGCGCGCTGGCCGCCATGTCCGGCCCCGAACGTGCTCTGGCCTGGCATTACTACGCGGCGGAAGAAGAAAAGGCCGCGCTTTTCGCGGCGGATCCCTTCCGCGACGCCCGGTCGTCCGTGCGCCACTTTTCCGCCTTCAGGGCTACGGCCTGGGACACCCCGGACTACATCCGTCACGACCGGAAATTCTACTTTCCTTTCGAAATGCTGGCCAAGGCGGACCGCATGACCATGGCCAACTCCGTGGAAGGCCGGGTGCCCTTCGCTGCCCCGGAGGTACAGAAGCTGGCCGCGCGGCTGCCCTTTTCGGACATGGTCAGGGACGGCGAACTGAAATGGATTCTGCGCCGGGCCTTTGCGGACAAATTGCCCGCCGGGGTCGCGGACCGGAAAAAGCACGGCTTCAACGTGCCCGTGGACCACTGGCTGAAAAACGAGTGGGCGGACCTGCTCGATGCGGCCTTTTCACCCTCGTCTTCCTTGTCGCGGCACGGTTTTCTGGCTAAGGGAGCCGGAAAAACGGCCCTCCGGCTCCGGGACGATCCCGAACGCCTGAACGGACACACGCTTTTCGCTTTCATCATGCTCGATCTGTGGCTTACAAGGATGCAGGAATGGAGATAA
- a CDS encoding class I SAM-dependent methyltransferase codes for MTDIRKVDWGELAQDYIEDMENPYHRHRLRVLSSMIPERALRPGARILDFGCGDGCFLPPFLKAGARVWACDKEEKMIRATRERLDRQDLCLDKNFLRCGGTELLAGFEPESLDGIIAFNVLAYLDPDEEAEFYTQACRIVKNGGFLLVSHSNELFDLFALNSYTASFFIRHLLYDPTRTDRIPELLRRADHPSDGKAAPLAVRENPLNYGFKLAKHGFTEIRQEYMNWHEAPPPLLPGGDNACEGRTFPDTLDLPESERWKLLFTCSMFASLSTRR; via the coding sequence ATGACGGATATCCGGAAAGTGGACTGGGGAGAACTCGCCCAGGACTATATCGAAGACATGGAAAATCCGTATCACCGCCACCGTCTGCGGGTCCTCTCCTCCATGATTCCCGAACGGGCGCTGCGCCCGGGAGCGCGTATTCTGGATTTCGGCTGCGGGGACGGATGCTTCCTGCCGCCCTTCCTGAAAGCCGGGGCCAGAGTATGGGCCTGCGACAAGGAAGAAAAAATGATCCGCGCCACCCGCGAGCGACTTGACCGGCAGGACCTCTGCCTGGATAAAAATTTTCTCCGATGCGGCGGCACGGAACTGCTGGCCGGATTTGAGCCGGAATCCCTGGACGGCATCATCGCCTTCAATGTTCTGGCCTATCTCGATCCGGACGAAGAGGCGGAGTTTTACACCCAGGCGTGCCGCATCGTGAAAAACGGCGGCTTTCTGCTGGTCTCGCACTCGAACGAGCTTTTCGATCTGTTTGCCCTGAACAGCTACACCGCATCGTTCTTCATCAGACATCTGCTGTACGATCCGACCCGCACGGACCGGATACCCGAACTGCTCCGCCGCGCAGACCACCCCTCCGACGGAAAAGCCGCTCCTCTGGCAGTACGGGAAAATCCGCTCAACTACGGATTCAAGCTCGCGAAGCACGGCTTCACGGAAATCCGTCAGGAATACATGAATTGGCATGAGGCTCCGCCGCCCCTTCTGCCCGGTGGCGACAACGCATGCGAAGGACGAACCTTTCCGGACACGCTGGACCTGCCGGAATCGGAGCGCTGGAAGCTTCTTTTCACATGCAGCATGTTCGCGTCCCTGAGCACACGCCGCTGA
- a CDS encoding cytidylyltransferase domain-containing protein: MNAARRTDGRNSRSAPRTGIVVASRSGSFRLPGKALLPLRGQPMLLFLLRRIRAIRRADAVLLATTTLPADDALADLARQADVPVVRGPVDDVVARYVLAAEKAGLDYVVRVTADCPFLDARLLDHCLEHAWNRDFHLATTKGVFPVGLDCEIYPAALMARLHSEGRLDAAEREHLTLRFYNRPEDYEILRIPAPRAWQSSAVLTVDTGEDYARAARLAEELPSAEADTETVLRAYARLFGEEDAH, encoded by the coding sequence ATGAACGCGGCCCGCCGGACAGACGGCCGAAATTCCCGCTCCGCGCCCAGAACCGGCATTGTGGTGGCCTCCCGCAGCGGCTCTTTCCGGCTGCCCGGCAAAGCCCTCCTGCCGCTGCGCGGCCAGCCCATGCTGCTCTTCCTGCTGCGGCGCATCCGCGCCATCCGCCGGGCGGACGCGGTGCTTCTGGCCACCACCACCCTGCCCGCCGACGACGCTCTGGCCGATCTGGCCCGGCAGGCGGACGTGCCCGTGGTCCGCGGTCCGGTGGACGACGTGGTCGCCCGCTACGTTCTGGCGGCGGAAAAGGCGGGACTCGACTATGTGGTCCGCGTCACGGCGGACTGCCCCTTTCTGGACGCCCGCCTCCTCGATCACTGTCTGGAACATGCCTGGAACCGGGACTTCCACCTGGCCACCACCAAAGGGGTTTTTCCCGTGGGCCTCGACTGCGAAATCTACCCCGCCGCACTCATGGCGCGCCTGCACAGCGAAGGACGGCTTGACGCGGCGGAGCGGGAACATCTGACCCTGCGTTTCTACAACCGGCCGGAAGATTACGAAATTCTGCGGATTCCCGCGCCGCGGGCATGGCAAAGCTCCGCCGTGCTGACCGTGGACACCGGGGAGGATTACGCCCGTGCCGCCAGACTGGCCGAAGAACTGCCTTCCGCTGAAGCGGACACGGAAACCGTCCTGCGCGCATACGCGCGGCTCTTCGGAGAGGAAGATGCACACTGA
- a CDS encoding class I SAM-dependent methyltransferase: protein MLPPSATADFSTVYPPLSQAEHASRVRRVYAPKLEWIVRRLKENGLADPLARKWCEIGCGAGYFLDALRQAGAGAFQGIEADPALAARARSVAGDERVLCSEDTGKAVAASTAGIYVSFFVLEHLDDPAPLLDALAARPSGTVFAFSVPVFGLSTLLEGLFPEFAARNLDGMAHRQMFTDRSISFLLERIGYAPTAQWVFGQDAADAARMFRHGARKLFPEALAGRCEEALHTMRDSLQRAVDQNFFCDARHVLAVKS from the coding sequence ATGCTCCCGCCCTCGGCCACGGCCGATTTTTCCACCGTCTATCCGCCCCTGTCCCAGGCGGAACACGCCTCCAGAGTGCGGCGCGTCTACGCTCCGAAGCTTGAATGGATTGTCCGGCGGCTGAAGGAAAACGGTCTGGCCGACCCTCTGGCCCGAAAGTGGTGCGAAATCGGCTGCGGGGCGGGATATTTTCTTGACGCCCTGAGGCAGGCCGGAGCCGGTGCATTTCAGGGCATCGAGGCCGACCCGGCCCTGGCCGCGCGGGCGCGCTCCGTGGCGGGAGACGAACGCGTGCTGTGCTCTGAAGATACGGGAAAGGCGGTGGCCGCGTCCACGGCCGGGATCTATGTCAGCTTCTTCGTTCTGGAGCATCTGGACGATCCTGCCCCTCTTCTCGATGCCCTGGCGGCCAGGCCTTCTGGAACAGTCTTTGCTTTTTCCGTTCCTGTGTTCGGACTGAGCACTCTGCTGGAAGGCCTTTTCCCGGAGTTCGCGGCCAGAAACCTGGACGGCATGGCCCACCGCCAGATGTTCACGGACCGGTCCATCTCCTTCCTGCTGGAAAGAATCGGCTATGCTCCGACGGCTCAATGGGTCTTCGGTCAGGATGCGGCGGACGCGGCCCGCATGTTCCGGCATGGAGCACGGAAACTTTTTCCGGAGGCCCTGGCCGGGCGCTGCGAAGAAGCCCTCCACACCATGCGGGACAGCCTGCAGCGGGCCGTGGACCAAAATTTTTTCTGCGACGCCCGGCATGTTCTGGCCGTGAAAAGCTGA
- a CDS encoding class I SAM-dependent methyltransferase, with amino-acid sequence MGFSENDIRPRHLDEGKLAAMREDIDWLRARKASFIPVDCPACGSTEHSPAFEKYSFSFARCASCRTVFMTPRAPEPLLGEFYARSALYEYWNEHIFPASRDVRMEKIFRPRVADILELCDRHGVGTGLLVDAGAASGMFCEEALKSGRFGRVVGVEPGRAQAAACRERGIEVMELPLEKISRLAKPADIVTSFETIEHVFAPRDFVRSCRNLLAPGGLLVLTCPNIEGFDILTLGTDSDSLDAEHINLFTPDSLCRMLEAEGFTIVRRATPGELDTDIVHARVRDGKLDLSAQPFLQQLFQMEENAPRRAFQEFLKTAGLSSHLHVAARKLP; translated from the coding sequence GTGGGTTTCTCCGAAAACGACATCCGGCCCAGACATCTGGACGAAGGCAAACTCGCGGCCATGCGGGAGGACATCGACTGGCTGCGGGCCAGAAAAGCGTCTTTCATTCCGGTGGACTGCCCGGCCTGCGGAAGCACGGAACACTCTCCGGCATTCGAGAAGTACTCTTTCAGCTTCGCGCGCTGCGCTTCGTGCCGGACCGTGTTCATGACGCCGCGCGCCCCGGAGCCGCTGCTGGGGGAATTCTACGCCCGTTCCGCCCTGTATGAATACTGGAACGAGCATATTTTTCCGGCCTCGCGGGATGTACGCATGGAGAAGATATTCCGCCCGAGAGTGGCGGACATTCTCGAACTGTGCGACCGGCACGGCGTCGGCACCGGGCTTCTCGTGGATGCGGGCGCGGCGTCGGGCATGTTCTGCGAAGAAGCCTTGAAATCCGGACGGTTCGGCCGGGTCGTGGGCGTCGAGCCGGGCCGGGCCCAGGCCGCGGCATGCCGCGAGCGCGGCATCGAAGTCATGGAGCTGCCTCTGGAAAAAATCTCCCGCCTCGCAAAACCGGCGGACATCGTGACCAGCTTCGAAACCATCGAGCATGTCTTCGCGCCGCGGGACTTTGTGCGCTCCTGCCGGAACCTGCTCGCTCCGGGAGGTCTTCTGGTCCTGACCTGCCCCAATATCGAGGGCTTTGACATCCTCACTCTGGGCACGGATTCGGACAGCCTGGACGCGGAGCACATCAACCTGTTCACGCCGGATTCGCTGTGCCGCATGCTCGAAGCGGAGGGCTTCACCATCGTGCGCCGCGCAACGCCGGGCGAACTCGATACGGACATCGTGCATGCCAGAGTCCGCGACGGGAAACTCGATCTGAGTGCGCAGCCCTTTCTCCAACAGCTCTTCCAGATGGAAGAGAACGCGCCGCGCCGCGCCTTTCAGGAATTTCTGAAAACCGCCGGACTGTCCTCACATCTTCATGTCGCGGCGAGAAAACTGCCATGA
- a CDS encoding N-acetylneuraminate synthase family protein, producing the protein MEIIAEIGQNHNGDMNLAFELIAEAKRNGADAAKFQLYDAAVLFPRENNPWYEYNLSTELSRDDTARLAECCARMGIEFLASVFDAERVAWLEELGVRRYKIASRSIRDQELIGRLCRTGKPLLVSLGMWDKPEFPSIPSGVPVSFLYCVSQYPTPLERLHLGQVDFTRYAGLSDHTVGISAAQAALARGAGIIEKHFTLDRNMHGPDHVCSMTPGELAGLSGFRDDLRRLL; encoded by the coding sequence ATGGAGATAATCGCGGAAATCGGCCAGAATCATAACGGCGACATGAACCTGGCCTTCGAGCTCATCGCCGAGGCCAAAAGAAACGGCGCCGACGCGGCCAAATTCCAGCTCTACGACGCCGCCGTGCTTTTTCCCCGAGAAAACAATCCGTGGTACGAATACAACCTGTCCACGGAGCTCTCCAGGGACGATACGGCCCGGCTGGCCGAATGCTGTGCCAGAATGGGCATCGAGTTTCTGGCCTCGGTTTTCGATGCCGAGCGCGTGGCCTGGCTGGAGGAGCTCGGCGTGCGGCGCTACAAGATCGCCTCGCGCTCCATCCGCGACCAAGAGCTGATCGGCCGCCTGTGCCGGACCGGCAAGCCGCTGCTGGTATCCCTGGGCATGTGGGATAAGCCGGAGTTTCCGTCCATCCCCTCCGGCGTTCCGGTGTCCTTTCTGTACTGCGTCTCACAGTACCCCACGCCCCTGGAACGACTGCACCTCGGCCAAGTGGACTTCACCCGCTACGCCGGATTGAGCGACCACACCGTCGGCATCAGCGCGGCCCAGGCCGCCCTGGCCAGAGGGGCGGGCATCATCGAAAAGCACTTTACCCTGGACCGGAACATGCACGGTCCCGATCACGTCTGCAGCATGACGCCCGGGGAACTGGCCGGGCTGAGCGGGTTCAGGGACGACCTGCGCAGGCTGCTGTAA